One genomic region from Salmo trutta unplaced genomic scaffold, fSalTru1.1, whole genome shotgun sequence encodes:
- the LOC115189907 gene encoding ladderlectin, whose translation MTMLTSLLILSAAFALGDANSILEEDLCPSGWTKYGSRCLMFVKTTRSWPEAERNCVSLGDKLVSVPNVVKYLGANLSSVHSSAEEEFLQALVLVKTVGFPPTWIGGFYSVKDRRWFWSDGSDFDHQNWAKGRPGNVGAGETCIHINFGGQKRWNNALCGRSLPSVCSLRLLPLRQTIH comes from the exons ATGACCATGTTGACCAGTCTTCTGATTCTCAGTGCTGCCTTTGCTCTAGGAGATGCAA ATTCAATTCTAGAAGAAGACTTGTGTCCTTCCGGTTGGACCAAATATGGATCACGCTGCTTAATGTTTGTAAAGACTACAAGGAGCTGGCCTGAAGCAGAG CGGAACTGTGTGTCCCTTGGTGATAAACTGGTGTCTGTACCCAACGTTGTGAAGTACCTTGGCGCAAACCTGTCATCTGTGCACAGCTCCGCGGAGGAGGAGTTTCTACAGGCTTTGGTCTTGGTCAAGACTGTTGGTTTCCCTCCTACCTGGATTGGTGGATTTTATTCTGTTAAG GACAGGCGGTGGTTCTGGAGCGATGGCTCTGACTTTGATCACCAGAACTGGGCAAAAGGAAGGCCCGGCAATGTTGGTGCCGGAGAGACTTGTATtcatatcaactttggag GTCAAAAGCGCTGGAACAATGCTTTATGTGGAAGGAGCTTGCCCTCGGTGTGCTCCCTGAGACTCCTGCCGCTTCGCCAGACTATACATTAA